A single genomic interval of Aureliella helgolandensis harbors:
- a CDS encoding superoxide dismutase, whose amino-acid sequence MVYELPALPYAYDALEPHFDAQTMEIHHTKHHQAYINNVNNAIAGTGLEVKTVEELISGLSGVPVEKRAAVRNNGGGHANHSLFWTILGPGKGGAPTGELAAAIDAACGSFEKFKEAFAAAGATRFGSGWAWLYVDGGKLAVGSTANQDSPLMGEEFAGIGGTPILGLDVWEHAYYLKYQNRRPDYIASFWNVVNWDAVAERFAKAKG is encoded by the coding sequence ATGGTCTACGAACTGCCTGCACTACCGTATGCTTACGACGCGCTCGAACCACATTTTGATGCCCAGACGATGGAAATCCACCATACCAAGCATCATCAGGCGTACATCAATAACGTCAACAATGCGATCGCTGGCACAGGATTGGAAGTAAAAACGGTCGAGGAGTTGATTTCAGGACTCTCCGGTGTGCCTGTTGAAAAGCGTGCTGCTGTTCGCAACAACGGTGGCGGACATGCCAATCACTCCTTGTTTTGGACCATCCTCGGACCAGGCAAAGGGGGCGCACCTACTGGAGAATTGGCAGCAGCCATCGATGCCGCTTGCGGATCTTTCGAGAAATTCAAGGAAGCCTTTGCCGCAGCAGGCGCGACTCGGTTCGGCAGCGGCTGGGCATGGCTCTACGTCGATGGTGGTAAGCTGGCCGTCGGCTCAACCGCCAATCAAGACAGTCCTTTGATGGGGGAAGAATTCGCCGGAATCGGTGGCACTCCTATTCTGGGGCTCGATGTTTGGGAGCACGCTTACTACCTCAAATATCAAAATCGTCGGCCCGATTACATTGCCTCTTTCTGGAACGTGGTCAACTGGGATGCAGTAGCCGAACGCTTTGCGAAAGCCAAGGGTTAG
- a CDS encoding endonuclease/exonuclease/phosphatase family protein codes for MAHSPPPIESELPAMTVSRRSFSVSLGTAGLAATMLPAFAQDAVRSSLRVIAYNIYACKGWPKDRTLAKKAVHKQQMADRAALELSLYDPDIINFSESPSEEITLQIAEKLGMNHVRFPSGGNWPGTLLSRFEIIENENTPLGYQRPSKLFTRHWGRATIKQPNGRLLIVHSAHLYPGADPTIRLQEIQAMLASMKKDVEAGHSMLLIGDLNHGPDSEEYKLWIDAGWMDTFAEVGSGEGWTIKADSPDRRIDYVMAIGPIANHITESRPLFEGAFRLNPSDEHSFALSDHLPQMALFGKH; via the coding sequence ATGGCACACTCGCCTCCCCCCATCGAATCGGAGCTCCCCGCCATGACCGTCTCGCGTCGTTCGTTCAGCGTCTCTCTCGGAACCGCTGGTTTGGCTGCCACCATGCTGCCTGCTTTTGCGCAGGACGCAGTGCGCAGCTCACTCCGCGTGATCGCCTACAACATCTATGCCTGCAAAGGCTGGCCGAAAGATCGCACTCTGGCGAAAAAGGCGGTTCACAAGCAGCAAATGGCGGATCGCGCAGCTCTGGAACTCTCGCTCTACGATCCGGACATCATCAATTTCTCGGAATCTCCAAGCGAAGAAATCACGCTACAGATCGCCGAAAAACTGGGAATGAATCACGTCCGCTTTCCTAGCGGCGGCAACTGGCCAGGAACGCTGCTCAGCCGGTTTGAAATTATCGAGAACGAGAATACTCCACTCGGCTACCAACGCCCGTCGAAGCTGTTCACTCGGCATTGGGGACGCGCTACCATCAAGCAGCCCAATGGAAGACTGCTGATCGTACACTCCGCCCATCTGTATCCCGGTGCCGATCCAACGATTCGCTTGCAGGAGATTCAAGCCATGCTGGCGTCGATGAAGAAGGACGTAGAAGCAGGGCATTCCATGCTGCTGATCGGGGACTTGAACCACGGTCCAGATTCTGAGGAATACAAACTTTGGATCGATGCCGGGTGGATGGACACATTTGCCGAAGTTGGCTCGGGCGAGGGATGGACCATCAAAGCCGACTCACCCGATCGCCGGATCGACTATGTCATGGCAATCGGACCAATCGCCAATCACATTACCGAATCGCGTCCCTTGTTCGAAGGTGCATTTCGACTGAACCCCAGCGACGAACATTCCTTTGCACTCAGCGACCACTTGCCGCAAATGGCCCTGTTTGGAAAGCACTAA
- a CDS encoding diguanylate cyclase has translation MAAQPNVSPSNQAQGATTPEVSPTSDAAASARGSVSGVGNTVLQTAEQIEHKLQMESRRQVLAAQQSSGLDQLVRARLGIYSGLFFALRAKHPPTAAHGLRVAMGCSKWAGWRGMSEDERGLLEVAALLHDVGKIGVPDSVLQKPTQLDGREQMMMEMNYGTAAEMLRGAGGGERLISLVRDARGEYANAHGEVSDYSLGARMLSIVDAFDSMTAEQVFRRPLSRERAVDELFGHAGTQFDPELVKEFSKLIDEVRPDLEAAVANRWLNELAPDPTPGFWESEVPVSCGAMQTLVDTLFHRRMLDSLIDAAVYLDADGQVLIWNRAAERITGRQASSLIQHQWSRELMGLHEADGKELGNEDCPLVQMLSANVVVTKRLQIKHTDGRAVQVQFTALPVFAAGKQYAGAILVARDTSTQANLEQRVESLETIATSDALTGVSNRAALDTELPKFVEEHLGTGQSGSLMICDIDHFKKINDTFGHQAGDEALVTFAGVLREGAREGDMVARFGGEEFILLCAACNISTATHRAEEIRRAVGRTPIASLKNTSVTASFGVTEIQPGDCPSTLLARADRALLSAKESGRNRVVQLGAGQGNEAGTAATESPAEKPKKRPWWHIFRPQRLPPLLETSLLASVPYEIAVQKLSGFVHDHQAEIIKSDGTLLCLKIDGQNLADKRRSTERTSTLLLNLTVVAVQFRTSRNNTYQSRTRLDVIILPYRPRDRRAPNLESQATRLLASFNSYLVAQVIDDSVRENIFESR, from the coding sequence ATGGCAGCCCAACCTAATGTTTCACCCTCCAATCAAGCTCAGGGGGCTACGACGCCCGAGGTTTCTCCCACTAGCGATGCTGCTGCCTCAGCCCGCGGAAGCGTAAGTGGAGTGGGGAATACAGTATTGCAGACAGCAGAGCAGATCGAGCACAAGCTGCAAATGGAGAGTCGGCGGCAAGTGCTGGCAGCACAACAGTCCAGCGGCCTTGATCAATTGGTGCGTGCCAGACTGGGGATTTACTCGGGGTTGTTCTTCGCGTTGCGAGCAAAGCATCCGCCAACTGCTGCACACGGTTTGCGGGTTGCGATGGGATGCTCGAAATGGGCTGGCTGGCGGGGAATGTCCGAGGACGAGCGGGGCTTGCTCGAAGTTGCAGCGCTGTTGCACGATGTTGGAAAAATCGGCGTTCCCGATAGTGTGCTCCAAAAGCCAACTCAGCTCGACGGACGCGAGCAGATGATGATGGAAATGAACTACGGCACCGCAGCCGAAATGTTGCGTGGGGCCGGCGGCGGAGAGCGTTTGATCTCGTTGGTCAGGGACGCCCGCGGCGAATATGCCAACGCGCATGGGGAGGTCTCCGACTATTCCCTCGGTGCGCGAATGTTGTCGATCGTCGACGCCTTTGACTCGATGACTGCGGAACAGGTTTTTCGGCGTCCCCTAAGTCGCGAACGGGCCGTGGATGAACTCTTTGGGCATGCGGGCACGCAATTTGATCCAGAACTGGTGAAAGAGTTTTCGAAGCTGATCGATGAGGTGCGGCCAGACCTGGAAGCTGCGGTCGCAAATCGTTGGCTCAACGAACTGGCTCCCGATCCAACCCCTGGCTTCTGGGAATCGGAGGTACCGGTCTCCTGTGGAGCGATGCAGACCTTGGTCGATACGCTGTTCCATCGGCGAATGCTCGACTCCCTCATCGATGCGGCCGTTTACCTCGATGCGGATGGCCAAGTCCTTATTTGGAATCGAGCGGCAGAGCGGATTACGGGACGGCAAGCCAGCTCATTGATCCAACACCAATGGTCTCGAGAGTTAATGGGGTTGCACGAGGCCGACGGAAAAGAGCTGGGCAACGAGGATTGTCCACTGGTGCAGATGCTGTCCGCCAACGTGGTTGTCACCAAGCGCCTTCAAATCAAACACACGGACGGTCGGGCGGTGCAGGTGCAGTTCACCGCATTGCCGGTCTTTGCCGCTGGCAAACAGTACGCAGGGGCCATCCTTGTGGCCAGAGATACGTCGACCCAAGCCAATTTGGAGCAGCGGGTGGAGTCGTTGGAAACCATTGCGACCAGCGATGCGCTCACGGGCGTCTCCAACCGAGCCGCGCTCGATACCGAGCTCCCCAAATTCGTGGAAGAGCATTTGGGAACGGGCCAGTCGGGCAGCCTGATGATCTGCGATATCGACCATTTTAAGAAGATCAATGACACCTTCGGCCACCAAGCGGGAGATGAAGCTCTCGTCACGTTCGCTGGTGTGCTGCGTGAGGGAGCACGTGAAGGAGACATGGTAGCTCGCTTCGGAGGTGAGGAGTTCATTCTCTTGTGCGCGGCCTGCAATATTTCAACCGCGACCCATCGGGCTGAGGAAATTCGTCGGGCGGTGGGGCGTACCCCCATTGCTTCCCTCAAGAATACGTCGGTGACGGCAAGTTTCGGGGTCACCGAAATTCAACCCGGCGATTGCCCGTCGACCCTGCTCGCGCGGGCCGACCGGGCCCTCTTGAGCGCTAAGGAATCGGGCCGCAATCGCGTGGTGCAACTGGGAGCCGGTCAGGGGAACGAGGCAGGAACCGCTGCAACAGAGAGTCCAGCAGAGAAGCCTAAAAAACGTCCGTGGTGGCACATCTTCCGCCCGCAACGTCTTCCGCCCTTGTTGGAAACCAGCCTACTCGCATCGGTCCCCTACGAAATTGCTGTTCAAAAGCTCAGCGGGTTTGTGCACGACCATCAGGCGGAGATTATCAAGTCCGACGGAACGCTTTTGTGCCTTAAGATTGACGGGCAGAATTTGGCGGACAAGCGACGGAGCACCGAACGCACTAGCACGCTCCTTCTCAATCTAACCGTAGTGGCCGTGCAATTTCGCACCTCTCGCAATAATACCTACCAAAGTCGCACCCGCTTGGACGTCATCATTCTTCCCTACCGGCCCCGCGACCGTCGAGCACCCAACCTGGAATCTCAGGCGACACGGCTGCTGGCTAGCTTCAATTCGTATTTGGTAGCACAAGTCATCGACGATTCGGTGCGTGAAAATATTTTCGAATCACGCTGA
- a CDS encoding lipopolysaccharide biosynthesis protein: MSSASVATEPASRSVGDSFAIGVLVMLVVSVLQRCVGLIRGLGFCHFLSDVELGQWALANSFFTIAVPIAVLGLPGSFGKFVEYFRRRGQLGIYVGRVGAVSAVGLCAVCLVIFMYPGSFSWFIFGEEKALSLVAACVLTLACVTLFSFVSELVTGLRQVRAVSAMQFTQSLGFAVLGLVGLALYRSWFVLLPCFAIASLIGLVPGLLAISQHHGDEFSRPKASRLLAASELWQRILPFAAMLWGINLLSNLFEVSDRYMLLHLISGGETVGQAAVGQYHCGRILPNLLTSVAMTLGSIMLPYLSADWEAQQHHKVTARLRQVLQSASIAFLGLSIAAMVVSPWLFAIAFGARYDAAAAILPISLLQASWVGLFLIAQSYLLCAERGRTLVVLLFVGLLLNFALNWWLILQYGLSGAVVATTLAGMVSLLLLFWQMGKLGCNLPRGTLVLCMSLAVVPAGPIVASVAFAILVVLAGRTEWLLSANDRAEIDAMLIPKLNRFGVAIDSVWPR; encoded by the coding sequence ATGAGCTCTGCGAGCGTCGCTACAGAACCAGCATCCAGGAGTGTTGGGGATTCCTTTGCGATTGGCGTGCTGGTCATGTTGGTGGTCAGCGTGCTGCAACGCTGCGTTGGCTTAATTCGTGGTCTAGGCTTTTGCCACTTTCTCTCGGATGTTGAGTTGGGGCAGTGGGCCTTGGCCAATAGCTTCTTCACGATTGCTGTTCCAATCGCGGTGCTCGGACTGCCCGGTAGCTTCGGCAAGTTCGTAGAGTACTTTCGCCGCCGAGGGCAGCTCGGAATCTACGTGGGGCGCGTGGGGGCGGTGAGCGCCGTGGGATTGTGTGCGGTATGTCTAGTCATCTTCATGTACCCCGGTTCCTTTAGTTGGTTCATCTTCGGGGAAGAGAAAGCGCTCTCGTTGGTAGCGGCGTGCGTGCTGACCTTGGCCTGCGTCACTTTGTTTAGCTTTGTAAGCGAGCTGGTGACTGGCTTGCGACAAGTCCGGGCTGTCTCCGCGATGCAATTTACGCAGAGTCTAGGCTTTGCCGTGCTTGGGCTTGTCGGCTTGGCACTCTACCGCAGTTGGTTCGTCCTTTTGCCTTGCTTTGCCATCGCTAGCTTGATCGGACTTGTGCCGGGCCTGCTAGCGATCAGCCAGCACCATGGTGATGAGTTCAGCCGCCCCAAGGCGTCGCGCCTGCTTGCCGCTTCTGAATTGTGGCAGCGCATTTTGCCGTTTGCAGCCATGTTGTGGGGTATCAACCTTCTGAGTAATTTATTTGAAGTTAGCGATCGGTACATGCTGTTGCACCTGATCTCTGGTGGCGAAACCGTGGGGCAAGCTGCAGTTGGTCAATATCACTGTGGTCGAATCCTCCCCAATTTGCTGACGAGCGTTGCCATGACTTTGGGAAGTATCATGCTGCCCTACCTGAGCGCGGATTGGGAAGCTCAACAGCACCATAAGGTGACTGCCCGCTTGAGGCAGGTGTTGCAGTCCGCAAGCATCGCGTTTCTAGGATTGTCGATCGCTGCCATGGTGGTTTCACCATGGTTGTTTGCGATTGCCTTTGGTGCACGCTATGACGCTGCCGCCGCAATCCTGCCCATTTCACTTCTGCAGGCGAGTTGGGTTGGGCTCTTTCTCATCGCGCAGTCCTACTTGCTGTGCGCCGAGCGGGGGCGAACACTGGTCGTGTTGTTGTTCGTAGGGCTCCTGTTGAATTTCGCACTGAACTGGTGGCTTATCTTGCAATACGGCCTCAGCGGAGCCGTGGTGGCGACGACACTCGCTGGCATGGTCTCCTTGTTATTGCTCTTTTGGCAAATGGGCAAGCTCGGATGCAACCTGCCACGGGGGACGCTGGTGCTGTGCATGTCGCTTGCCGTAGTACCGGCTGGACCAATCGTTGCATCGGTGGCCTTTGCCATCCTGGTGGTTCTGGCTGGACGAACCGAGTGGCTGTTGTCGGCCAACGACCGGGCGGAGATTGATGCAATGCTCATTCCAAAGTTGAATCGCTTTGGGGTCGCTATCGATTCCGTTTGGCCGCGCTGA
- the typA gene encoding translational GTPase TypA, which yields MRRSDLRNIVIIAHVDHGKTSLVDCLLKQSGQFRDSQLQGTQILDSNDIERERGITILSKNIALPYKGIKINIMDTPGHADFGGEVERVVRMADGALVLMDAAEGPMPQTRFVLSKALEAGVKPIIVINKIDRPDARSLEVVDEALELLVDLGGEEYLDHFNHIFTSAKEGYATLDPAVRGDSMQPLLDMVLEQIPGPEVEPDEPLQLLVTNLDWSEYVGRIGIGRVQAGVLKSGQSVELSKKNNQIAPAQIGSISIFDNLGRTEVDEASAGEIAAIVGIEDVEIGDTICAKGHMRALPRLEVDDPTLEMVFSVNSSPFAGREGKYVTTRQLRSRLEKELERNVALRMEPVEGAEAYAVRGRGVLHLAVLIENMRREGFELSVGKPRVVQRQVDGKWHEPFETLNVEVPEEKVGPVMELVGYRRGTLDEMTPRGSYCLMRFDIPARGLIGLRTRLLNATQGTAIIHHRFNGYKLAEGDVPTRSNGVLVSMVAGKAIPFALFGLQDRSELFVAPSDEIYEGMIVGENVRDSDMVVNPCREKKLTNIRAAGSDDNVILKPPRALFLEAALEYIEEDELVEITPKTIRLRKISLREADRRRQARGGAPR from the coding sequence ATGCGACGTAGCGACCTGAGAAATATCGTCATCATAGCCCACGTTGACCACGGAAAAACGTCGCTCGTTGACTGCTTATTGAAACAAAGTGGACAATTCCGTGATTCGCAGCTGCAGGGCACTCAGATTCTCGACTCGAACGACATCGAGCGTGAGCGCGGCATCACGATCCTCAGCAAAAACATCGCCCTCCCCTACAAGGGGATTAAAATCAACATTATGGATACCCCCGGTCACGCTGACTTTGGGGGTGAAGTCGAGCGTGTCGTGCGAATGGCCGATGGTGCACTCGTGCTGATGGATGCCGCCGAAGGCCCCATGCCACAAACCCGCTTTGTACTCTCCAAAGCCCTGGAAGCGGGGGTCAAGCCGATTATTGTCATCAATAAGATCGACCGCCCCGACGCCCGTTCCTTGGAAGTCGTCGACGAAGCCCTCGAACTGCTGGTTGACCTCGGAGGCGAAGAGTACCTCGACCACTTCAACCACATCTTCACTTCAGCCAAAGAGGGCTACGCAACCCTCGATCCGGCCGTCCGCGGCGATTCCATGCAACCGCTGCTCGACATGGTACTCGAACAAATCCCAGGTCCCGAAGTCGAGCCGGACGAACCGCTGCAATTGCTGGTCACCAATCTCGACTGGTCGGAGTACGTGGGGCGGATCGGCATTGGCCGCGTGCAAGCGGGGGTCCTGAAAAGCGGCCAATCGGTTGAACTCTCTAAGAAGAACAACCAAATTGCCCCAGCCCAAATCGGCTCGATCTCGATCTTCGATAACCTGGGACGAACCGAAGTCGACGAGGCAAGTGCGGGTGAGATCGCTGCGATCGTCGGCATCGAAGATGTCGAAATTGGTGACACGATTTGCGCCAAAGGCCACATGCGAGCCCTGCCTCGGCTCGAAGTGGACGATCCAACTCTAGAAATGGTCTTCAGCGTCAATAGCTCCCCCTTTGCTGGGCGCGAGGGCAAGTATGTGACGACCCGGCAGCTACGAAGCCGCCTCGAAAAAGAGCTAGAGCGCAACGTGGCTCTAAGAATGGAGCCGGTCGAAGGGGCGGAAGCTTACGCTGTTCGCGGACGCGGCGTATTGCACTTGGCCGTGCTAATCGAGAACATGCGACGCGAAGGCTTTGAGCTGTCGGTCGGCAAGCCACGAGTAGTACAGCGTCAGGTGGACGGCAAGTGGCACGAACCCTTCGAAACGCTGAACGTCGAAGTGCCTGAGGAAAAAGTAGGCCCCGTCATGGAGCTGGTGGGCTATCGCCGAGGCACCCTCGACGAAATGACCCCGCGCGGCTCTTACTGCCTCATGCGGTTTGACATCCCAGCCCGCGGGTTGATCGGTCTCCGAACACGCCTGCTCAATGCCACCCAAGGCACCGCCATCATCCACCACCGTTTCAACGGCTACAAACTGGCCGAAGGTGACGTCCCCACGCGATCCAACGGCGTGCTGGTCTCCATGGTGGCTGGCAAAGCGATCCCCTTTGCCCTCTTCGGCCTCCAAGATCGCAGTGAACTGTTTGTTGCCCCCAGTGACGAGATCTACGAAGGCATGATCGTGGGCGAAAACGTCCGCGACAGTGACATGGTCGTGAACCCCTGCCGCGAAAAGAAGCTAACCAACATTCGTGCGGCGGGCTCCGACGACAATGTGATCCTCAAACCCCCACGCGCGCTGTTCCTAGAAGCCGCCTTGGAGTACATCGAGGAAGACGAACTGGTCGAGATCACGCCCAAAACCATTCGCTTGCGAAAGATCAGCTTGCGAGAGGCCGACCGCCGCCGGCAGGCACGTGGTGGCGCCCCACGCTAG
- the gltX gene encoding glutamate--tRNA ligase, giving the protein MTIRTRFAPSPTGYLHIGGVRTALFNWILARQAGGQFILRIDDTDSQRNVSEALQPILDGFQWLGMDWDEGPTADGTDSIGPYGPYFQSQRMDLHQAAAQKLLEAGFAYRDYAYPEELQTQRDAAEKSGKTFVYDRAWMAESDAQAAAYEAEGRKAVVRLKMPREGKCSFHDEVRGQVEFNWADEQDHVVQRADGTCLYHLASVVDDYAMKITHVVRAVEHLSNTPRQIFIAQSLGYELPVYAHLPFVAEPGGTAKLSKRKLEKYLKQKDFAKLSELGNQIATRTGLQANLETFNPVIVDFYRSIGFLPDSLLNYLLLLGWSLDDSTEDFSRAQMLEHFSLGRVTKAPASFDPQKLNAFQARWMHKLPIADRAAMCQPYLVAAGLVPSEAHDAPSPRVIQVVAAADDRIKVAGDILDFEGFFTADDSLKYDESAFEKRLRNDAPAQELLQKFRGVLANLESFDAAHTEAALKQFVESEGIKFNQIIHALRLSTTGTPVGFGMFESLEILGQASVLARIDRALTLAGQ; this is encoded by the coding sequence ATGACCATCCGCACACGCTTCGCTCCCAGTCCTACCGGCTACCTGCATATCGGCGGAGTTCGCACCGCTCTTTTCAACTGGATTTTGGCCAGGCAGGCAGGTGGACAATTCATCCTGCGCATCGACGACACCGACTCACAGCGCAATGTGAGCGAAGCACTCCAGCCGATTCTAGATGGCTTTCAGTGGCTGGGGATGGACTGGGATGAGGGCCCGACCGCAGATGGTACCGATTCGATCGGCCCCTACGGTCCCTATTTTCAGTCGCAGCGAATGGACTTGCACCAGGCTGCAGCTCAAAAACTACTGGAGGCCGGATTCGCCTATCGCGACTACGCCTACCCAGAAGAATTGCAGACGCAACGTGACGCAGCCGAGAAGAGTGGCAAGACCTTCGTTTATGACCGTGCTTGGATGGCCGAGTCCGACGCACAAGCGGCTGCCTACGAAGCCGAGGGACGCAAAGCGGTTGTCCGCTTGAAAATGCCGCGTGAGGGAAAATGCAGTTTCCACGATGAGGTCCGGGGGCAGGTCGAATTCAATTGGGCCGATGAACAAGACCATGTCGTCCAGCGCGCCGATGGAACCTGCCTGTACCATTTGGCCAGTGTGGTAGACGACTATGCCATGAAAATCACGCACGTTGTCCGAGCTGTAGAGCATTTGAGCAACACGCCGCGACAGATTTTCATCGCTCAATCTTTGGGGTACGAATTGCCGGTCTACGCGCACTTGCCGTTTGTGGCCGAGCCAGGCGGCACAGCGAAACTAAGCAAACGCAAGCTCGAAAAGTATCTCAAGCAAAAAGATTTCGCGAAGCTGAGTGAACTCGGCAATCAGATTGCCACCCGCACGGGCCTGCAGGCCAACCTCGAAACCTTCAATCCCGTCATCGTTGATTTCTACCGCTCCATAGGTTTCCTACCCGATTCCCTATTGAATTACCTCCTGCTGTTGGGATGGTCACTCGACGACAGCACCGAAGACTTTTCCCGAGCACAAATGCTCGAACACTTTTCGCTTGGCCGCGTCACCAAAGCGCCGGCTAGTTTTGACCCTCAGAAACTTAACGCCTTCCAGGCCCGCTGGATGCACAAGCTCCCCATTGCGGACCGAGCAGCGATGTGCCAGCCCTACCTCGTCGCGGCGGGCTTAGTCCCCAGCGAGGCGCACGACGCCCCATCCCCGCGAGTCATTCAAGTGGTCGCTGCAGCCGACGATCGCATCAAAGTGGCCGGTGACATCCTCGATTTCGAAGGCTTTTTCACAGCCGACGACAGCTTGAAATACGACGAATCCGCCTTTGAAAAGCGACTTCGCAATGATGCTCCAGCCCAGGAGTTGTTGCAGAAATTCCGAGGCGTGCTGGCAAACCTCGAGTCTTTCGATGCCGCGCACACCGAGGCGGCCTTGAAACAATTCGTCGAATCAGAAGGGATTAAATTTAATCAAATTATCCATGCCTTGCGTCTATCCACCACCGGAACCCCCGTTGGCTTTGGCATGTTTGAATCGCTTGAGATACTGGGTCAAGCGAGTGTCTTAGCGAGAATCGACCGCGCTTTAACCTTAGCCGGCCAGTAG
- a CDS encoding glycosyltransferase family protein: MPISRDSRNDRRRRVLRDHLEEGQTGKTGKPLRGTPGSDPNFDPSVKRSAGYSQDVRRACNHRLVQLIPVRLRSFLAVVLLSLFLPGLLLAAHYLIYVSGQLPWYGHPLAIVLDASHPRSIAAWVTSQMWLLCLGATILTFQLRRHKLDDYNGEYRLWFWLVLTCLFGSIEASTGIAGLFASALDGWSQNALGWSGPAVVKATTAVLVGMLGLRLCSELKTVPTSVVFVLAGLVCWAASAALGQPELKLEMSLQMRIWLRVSLWLIGLTGVWLAALSYLRNIYIDAQHRFLLRGSLAIAANAVPLRERLRASLPAMRRNSDVAAAGTDDAAGTEETRESRRWGLPWKRKPALESTDGATASPKASRKNAIGASSAPTTSPSRASAKSSTPDAATTTGNRGSSRATSPSQSDTKREQSHADEEQTAPARKAGLGRFFRRSHKGSDDSQTSALPASAAANAKPSRGASAQAADSSSQGPASNTDSSATRSEKSPGRFTSWLRKPKNNDDADEFKKVSSSAAQSRSATAGAANSTQNSTPGTSQRPTKGSSGKSNGSSADESSPRKSRLPKLRGVKLPRPKLGRVISMLKSIKLPKLPSLRLQPPTDDEQADSVGSGSPQKVSHSRPLPGTTPAQAGVGDGPEQPLSKAEKKRLRRMQQQQNRAA, translated from the coding sequence ATGCCCATCTCGCGGGATTCTCGAAACGATCGCCGCCGGCGTGTCCTTCGCGATCACCTCGAAGAAGGGCAAACTGGTAAAACGGGAAAGCCCCTGCGCGGGACTCCCGGGAGTGATCCCAACTTCGATCCCAGCGTGAAACGCAGTGCAGGTTACAGTCAGGACGTCCGCCGCGCCTGCAACCATCGTCTCGTACAACTCATTCCCGTTCGCCTGCGTAGCTTTCTGGCTGTTGTCTTGCTGAGCCTATTCCTACCGGGCTTGTTGCTGGCTGCGCATTATCTGATCTACGTCTCTGGACAACTTCCCTGGTACGGACATCCTCTCGCCATCGTGTTGGACGCTAGTCATCCACGCAGCATTGCCGCTTGGGTAACCAGCCAAATGTGGCTGTTATGCCTCGGGGCTACGATCCTCACCTTCCAGCTTCGGCGCCACAAGCTCGATGATTACAATGGCGAATATCGACTCTGGTTCTGGCTCGTACTGACCTGCCTCTTTGGTAGCATTGAAGCTTCCACTGGAATTGCAGGGCTCTTTGCGTCGGCCCTGGACGGCTGGAGTCAGAATGCCTTGGGCTGGAGTGGCCCTGCGGTGGTCAAGGCGACCACGGCGGTGCTCGTCGGCATGCTGGGACTGAGGCTCTGTAGCGAATTGAAAACCGTTCCCACCAGCGTTGTATTCGTTCTCGCTGGATTGGTTTGCTGGGCGGCAAGCGCTGCCCTCGGCCAACCCGAACTCAAGCTCGAAATGTCGCTCCAAATGCGGATTTGGTTGCGAGTCTCACTATGGTTGATTGGCCTGACGGGTGTTTGGTTAGCTGCCCTGTCCTATCTTCGCAACATCTACATCGATGCACAGCATCGCTTCCTGCTGCGTGGCAGCCTCGCCATAGCTGCGAACGCGGTCCCTCTGCGTGAACGCCTGCGTGCATCCCTGCCTGCCATGCGCCGGAATTCGGATGTCGCAGCAGCGGGCACCGACGATGCAGCAGGAACCGAAGAAACACGCGAAAGCCGGCGCTGGGGCCTCCCCTGGAAACGCAAGCCAGCCCTCGAGTCGACAGACGGCGCGACGGCGTCTCCTAAAGCTAGCCGCAAAAATGCCATCGGAGCGTCCTCAGCTCCCACCACGTCGCCGAGTAGAGCTTCCGCGAAATCCAGCACTCCGGATGCAGCGACCACCACCGGCAATCGGGGGAGTTCCCGCGCGACCTCCCCGTCCCAATCCGACACGAAACGCGAGCAGAGCCACGCGGACGAGGAACAGACAGCCCCAGCTCGCAAGGCGGGACTTGGGCGATTCTTCCGCCGCTCCCACAAAGGCTCCGACGATTCGCAGACCTCCGCACTCCCCGCTTCTGCCGCGGCCAATGCAAAACCGTCGAGAGGTGCCTCCGCGCAGGCCGCCGACTCCTCCAGCCAGGGCCCCGCGTCCAACACAGACTCGTCAGCCACTCGCAGCGAGAAGAGTCCAGGACGCTTCACCAGCTGGCTTCGCAAGCCTAAAAACAACGACGATGCGGATGAATTCAAAAAGGTCAGCTCGAGTGCAGCTCAATCGCGCTCCGCTACCGCAGGCGCCGCAAACTCCACCCAGAACTCTACCCCGGGGACATCCCAGCGGCCGACGAAGGGCAGCTCAGGGAAGTCAAACGGATCAAGTGCTGATGAATCCAGTCCACGCAAGTCCCGACTCCCGAAGCTTAGGGGTGTCAAACTACCACGCCCCAAATTGGGACGCGTCATTTCGATGCTAAAGTCCATCAAGTTGCCCAAACTTCCCTCGCTGCGGCTGCAACCTCCCACCGACGATGAACAAGCCGATTCGGTAGGGAGTGGCTCGCCGCAGAAAGTAAGCCATTCGAGGCCTCTACCTGGTACGACTCCCGCGCAAGCTGGCGTGGGCGATGGTCCCGAGCAACCTCTGAGCAAGGCCGAGAAAAAGCGACTCCGCCGGATGCAACAGCAGCAAAATCGCGCCGCCTAG